The proteins below are encoded in one region of Syntrophotalea carbinolica DSM 2380:
- a CDS encoding efflux RND transporter periplasmic adaptor subunit — protein MKRWLPEKLMTTVKVLLIVCGGYYLLMLGFGFAAQPDGPPPAALQTGKVSRGSMEVTVACTGSLKAVGTVEVGTEVSGTIGKVLVDYNDRVRKGQVLAELDLELFKNAVDEAEANQMGAEALYRQALSEYRRNQPLHQQGHLSDQEFLEYRTALATTGADLQSSKATLAKARTNLRKARILSPIDGTVIEREIEVGQTVAASYSTPTLFILAEDLARMEIEADVDESDIGLIRKGQKVRFTVQAYPDRQFHGEVTQIRLNPTEESNVVTYTVVVAALNDGGLLLPGMTATADFIVDVEDDALLVPNAALQFAARRHPSAKDAAVLVLEDGGRLRRLAVVSGLSDGVQTTVLTEGLTEGMVVATGEASSEERSGGSLFSRLMPHPRHGPKPEGRP, from the coding sequence ATGAAGCGCTGGTTGCCAGAAAAACTAATGACAACGGTGAAGGTTTTGTTGATTGTCTGCGGAGGATATTATCTGCTGATGCTTGGCTTCGGCTTCGCCGCACAACCGGATGGCCCTCCTCCGGCGGCGCTACAGACCGGAAAGGTCTCGCGTGGCAGCATGGAGGTTACGGTGGCCTGTACCGGCAGCTTGAAGGCGGTTGGTACGGTGGAGGTCGGCACCGAGGTTTCCGGTACCATCGGCAAAGTGCTGGTCGACTATAATGACCGGGTGCGTAAAGGACAGGTGCTGGCCGAACTCGATCTGGAATTGTTCAAAAACGCTGTGGACGAGGCCGAAGCCAATCAGATGGGTGCCGAAGCGCTGTATCGGCAGGCGCTCTCCGAATATCGACGCAATCAGCCGCTGCACCAGCAGGGCCATCTCTCCGATCAGGAATTTCTTGAGTACCGGACAGCGTTGGCCACCACCGGCGCCGATCTGCAATCCAGTAAAGCGACCCTGGCCAAAGCGCGGACCAATCTGCGCAAGGCGCGTATTCTGTCTCCCATCGACGGCACCGTGATCGAAAGGGAAATCGAGGTGGGCCAGACCGTGGCGGCCAGTTACAGTACTCCGACCCTGTTTATTCTGGCCGAGGATCTGGCCCGTATGGAAATCGAAGCCGATGTCGATGAAAGCGACATCGGGCTGATCCGCAAAGGACAAAAAGTCCGTTTTACGGTACAGGCGTATCCTGATCGTCAGTTTCACGGTGAGGTGACGCAGATTCGCCTGAACCCTACCGAGGAGTCGAACGTGGTGACCTATACCGTGGTGGTGGCCGCTCTTAATGATGGGGGGCTGCTGTTGCCGGGCATGACCGCCACCGCCGATTTTATCGTCGACGTGGAGGATGACGCCCTGCTGGTTCCCAACGCGGCATTGCAGTTTGCCGCCCGTCGGCATCCCTCCGCGAAAGATGCAGCGGTGTTGGTGCTGGAAGATGGGGGGCGTTTGCGGCGTTTGGCCGTTGTAAGCGGTCTTTCCGATGGCGTGCAGACGACGGTATTGACTGAGGGCCTTACGGAGGGAATGGT